From the Cryptococcus neoformans var. neoformans JEC21 chromosome 6 sequence genome, the window agatcCTGTTTCGGCTGTTTTTCGAGGTTCATCTGTTTGATAGCGACCGGCAGAGTTTGACGATCTATCGCGGTGTATACACCGCCCGACGCACTGTTTTCGTGTTAGCCTCCGTGTTTTCATCTGCATACCAATCGGACGCACCCCTGACCAATCTTTCTGAAATTCTTGTACACCAAATTCGGGTCTCCGGGTGTACATATCATCCTCAACTGCCTTATCACGtcttcattctccttcttctccttttcccttctaCGGGGAGTCGCCCCTTGCTGCTGTCGCGTCGTCGTTTGGTTTCTCGATAATCcgccagaggaagaagctgaatCTTTTGGTTCTCTCGATGGATCGCGCGATTTATGTCCCGACTGACTTTGCGATTTCGTCAAACCCACGCCCGTGCCCGCGCCCTGCGCTATCCCCGCACTCGATCCCGGCGACCTCGTCGTATTCGCCCGATCCAACACTTTTGTCTTTGTACCAGACACCGGCGCACGCTGGGAGTACGACCTATCGAGATGCGGCGCGGGCGCGGTCGGCGGAGCGCTCGACGTGggatgaggaggtgggAGGTGGGGTGAATGCGATAATGCGGAAGAATACGCCTGTGTCACCCTAGGAGCGGCTGCCAGAGGGGCAGGGGTGGTGAGTTCGGCCGGTCGGTGCGAAGCCGGCGCATGTCGTTCCGACTATATCTGTCAGTACTTTTTCCATCTACaattggaaaaaaaaacacacGAGCATTCGGTTGAGGGACGGCTTGGTAGGCGGAGCAGGAGCCATTCTCGGACACGTGAAATCGACCACCTGTGTTCCCGCTGCGCCGAGCGCCTCATTACTCGGTTCCCTACTCATCTCTCTACTCCCGACCCCTCCTCCCGGCGTTGTCGGCTGCGACGGCGCGGCAGAGGGTGGAGGAAACGCAGGCGGTTGcgcattcttcatctttgcccatacttcctcttcttcatcttcgccttcgTCTTGATGTTTCAGGTACTGCACGACGGCCATGACGCCGTTCGGGTTTCGTTCCTGCTCGTCTTGGGTGATGCCATTGTCGTCGAGGACTTGCTGCCATTTGGGGGGCATACCGGTGTCTACATATCGCGCTTGTCAGTGCACACAATaccagaaaaagaaggccGGACGCACACTTTCCGGTTTGGAAATCAAATCCGACATGGGTGACATGCACCGGATCATACGGTTTCGAAATCACTGGCGGCTTGTCCTTGCCTAGTAAATCTACCTCGTTCGTCAGcactccatctcctctcccgAGAAAACGCTtcgggaaagagagaaaagagacgTACCAGAGACGAACCCAAACATGCTCTTTTTATCCTTACTGCTCCTCCCGGTCCCACTCCTGCTTCTCCCGCCCATCGCCGCCGACCCGGGCTCACGTGGcaactctttttctctcgGTTCGACGACACCCATGGGTACACCGACCCCGACGGGGCCGGACATCTTGACGTCCTCCATGCCCTTTTCGATCGCGGCGGTCGCGCTGGGGAAATACGGGTTGCCAGGCGCGGGGCCAACAGGGGCGGCGAATGGCTGGCCCAGCGTCGGCGGGGAGAATACGCCGGGGGATACGGCGGGGGACGGCAGGACGGGCGGCAGCTGGGAGGCGGGTGAGCGGGCAGACGCAGGTTGCGGGCTGGGATCCCTATCGAGCGAGAGGTCGAGCGGCAGCGTGCCTGCGCGATTAGGCCGCGGTGGGGGGACGCCGTTCGCGGCTAACGGCGGCGTGGACGCAGGGTTGCCGGTCGAGTACCGCGGGTTGATGCTGGGGGACCCCTTGTAGCTCTGGGCGCGGGAGGCGGATGCGGAGGCGAGTGCCGAGTCGCGCGAGGGGGTCATGGCGCCTGGAGGCAGCCTGTACGAGCCCGGGGCGTGGGGCGGGGCGGCGNNNNNNNNNNNNNNNNNNNNNNNNNNNNNNNNNNNNNNNNNNNNNNNNNNNNNNNNNNNNNNNNNNNNNNNNNNNNNNNNNNtcctctccctctccacccTCTCCCAGCACGCCCTCAACAGCATCTACGGCGGCATCCACCCCCTCCACGCCCAGGTATCCCACTCCACCAACATCCCCCGCGCCCTCGCCCGCTGCCTCCAGCACGCAAAGCACGAGCATGGCGTCGGCTGGGACGACATTGACGCCGTCGCGTACACCAGGGGGCCCGGCATGCCCGGCTGTCTGAGTGTCGGCCAGGGCACAGCGCGGGCCCTCGCAGCAGCGCTGGGAAAGAGGCTCGTCGGCGTACATCACATGGTGCGTTCCCGTCCCTTTGCGTGGACGCTCACTCCTTGCAGCAAGCCCACGCGCTCACACCCCTCCTCACCTCGGCCGCCGCCCCCGAATTCccattcctcatcctcctcctctccggCGGACATACCCAACTCGTCCTGGCCAAAGGCCTGTTCAAATTCAAAATCTTGCTCGATACACTCGACTCCAAAATCGGGTACGTTCTTCCGACCATACATTCCGCTCGACGGCTGATCCGACACCCGACGCCGGCTCTAGCGACGTCTTTGAAAAATCCGCCCGtctcctcgccctccccTCCGGCCCCAAAGCCCCCGGCGCAATCCTCGAGCACTACGCCTCCCTCCCCGCCCTCCCGCCCTACGACACCCACCCGCTCCCTGCCTCCCAgctcatccccatcccacTCACCACCCTCCATGCCAAAAACACCCTCGCCTGGTCCTTTGCCGGCATGCTAGCCGCCCTCCAACGAGCCGTCCACGACCGCCGCCAGCGCCAGCCCGCATGGGACGAACCCGACAGGCGCGCATTCGCAAACCTCGTCCAGACCGCACTCACCACCCACCTCCTCACCAAACTCGCCCAGCGCATCGCCCTCCTGCCGCCCGACACGCGAGCACAGCTCGGCGGCATCGTCGTCTCCGGCGGCGTCGCCTCCAACGCCTACATCCGCTCCCAACTCGACCGCCTTGTGAAAACCGAAAACGGGTTGTTTCCCCCCGCGGGGAGAAACCTCTACTACCCGCCGCTCCATCTATGCACAGACAACGCCGCGATGATCGCGCACACTGCGCTTATCAGGCTCCAGACCGGGCTGAGATCAGATCCCGATGATCTGAAACTGAGAGCAAAGTGGTCCCTGGAGGATATGTATGATGATGTCCCGGAGGAAGCCTACATGGTCAAGGGCGCGAAAGAGGTTGGCATGGGGTTGTAGAATCGTTGGCTGTAGAAATCGTTGGCTGTAGAATCGTTGGCTGTAGAAATCGTTGGGCTGTAGGGCAATATGTACAATGTCGTTGCATTTCATAATCACTTTCGCACCAGTCGTTATAGCAAATAATGAACCCAAAGCATTAAAAAATCCAAgaggcaagaagagaacaatctatatatatataataaCCACGGCTCAAAATAAACCACGACGGGTTAGAGGATCAAGCACTTTTTCGTCTTTTTCACCACTGGCGGTTCAAGAGCCGCTACGATTGCCTATTCCCACGTCAGTCCACGTTTTCCCCTCCACGGACTCACCTCATCAAACACATTCTTCAACCCTTTCTGCGTCAACGCCGAACACTCTACATACTTTCTCCCGCCCAACTCTCTCGCCAGCCGCTCCCCTTGCTCTTGCGTTATCAACCCGCCcctcccccctccccctccccggCCACTACcactcatcatcctctccacctGCTTTGGATCATCCCGCAAATCGACCTGCGTCCCCACTATCAAGCACGGCGCCCCGGGGCAATGATGCGAGATTTCGTGAAACCATTTTTCACGCACATTCTCAAACGAAGCGGGGGAAGCGATCGAGAAGcagatgaggaagacgtCTGTCTGCGGGTAAGATAGCGGGCGCAGCCGGTCGTAGTCTTCCTGCCCGGCCGTGTCGAATAGACCGAGTGTGTACTATCGCAGGCGTAGCGTCAGTGTCAGTGCAGTAGTCGAACACAAGACAACGTACAGGGCTATCACCAATCATGACAGTCACCGCATAGTTGTCAAACACCGTAGGCACATATTCCGATGGAAACTTGTTTGTTGTATAGGATATCAACAGACATGTCCTAACATTCGCAAAAGTTAGCCCAGAGTAAACGGAGAAAACGACCGACGTACTTTCCGACAGCGCCGTCACCCACGACGACGCATTTAATAGTCTGCATTATCTCTTGGAATCGGACGTGTGAAAGACGAAACTTGTGTGTGATAACGGGAAAGCTGGacgtaaaaaaaaaaagagtaTCTGTTGTTTGTGTTTTTGTTGATTTCTCGCGAAATCCTATCGTCGAGGGGGGAAGCTTGTTTCAGATTTTCTAATAGTCAAATTACAAACTTTATTTCTCTTGGAAAAGCTAAATCCATTTAGAAATCAAAAGTCTATATAAAAGCGGCGATGAGCGATTGTCACCTATTAATTGGAGATGAATTATCCAGCCGGCGGTCTAGATACCATCGATCTACACCGGGCCCGACACTAGACCATACAACCTATACACACACCCCCAATTTGCACTTGAAGCATGGCCCATCGCCCCTCGATCTCATACTAAGTCTCCCGCCTTCCAACACAGTTGCATCAATGGTGTACGCCCCTCAAAGACGCCATGCTATGGCATCCGTAAGCAccctctcgtcttctcccgACCGCGCTCACTGCAACTCCAACTCCAACCCCAACTCCAACCCAAAACATCAGCTCACATCCATCGCCCAAATCCTCGCCTACCTCCAATACCTCCACTccccctctctcctcatcctcatcgcccGTCTCCTCACACACGTCCAAATCCAAGtcatctccctcatccCACCCTCCCGTTCCCTCCAAAACCTCGCCCTCATGCTTACCCTCGTCAACATCGTCGCCGGGATCCTCCACTGGCTGGACAGCGCGCACGGCGGAGGCGGGGGCGGTGGGATGGTCCTCGATTTTGTCGGTACGAGACCCCTCGGGCTGGCATGCGTCTGGATCCTGGACGTCCTGATTTGGGGAATCCATCTCTTGGCATTGGTACTATCGTATATCAACTCTATAGGAGGGACACATGATTATAAGCGATCCACCAAGTTTCCTTATCCCgatatcctcctcccaccgCCTCCTCCGGCTGCCCCCCAATCGACTCCTCAAACGACACCACCATTCCCCTTttcattcccattcccattcccattcccatggtcttccacatcttccAAGTACGGGGTTATATTCcaggaagatgaagatgaacaaGCAGGGGACGACTTGGAATCAGGAGAACACCATGGTGGACCAAGTCCCGCCTGGGGTACATCCAcccccacctccacctctgaCCCCGaccccttccccttccccctccccccaCCCCCATCACCGCCTTCACCCCACTGGACAAACCCACCtaccatcttctccctctccctctcccatcTATGGACCGTCATCCGGTATTTACCCGCACCAAGCCCCGcgagggtggtggaaggtggCACACCGGCCGTCACACCGGCTGCAACACCGGCCGTTACGCCAAGAAACGAGCGGAGGGGGTTGGCTGGGATGAATCGGTTGGGCGGGGCGGCCGCCGTGGGTGGGATAAGCATAGGCGCGGAAAGTCAAAGCGAAAGAGCAcgagaaagggaaggagcagatggagaaggacggaTACCGGGGAGTTACTGGGTTAATAGAGATTGGTAAAATCACTTGCATTGTTCTGTGAATGGATCCTCAAATGGATTATTCTATGGATACGTATATATTTTATCACAGCCTCGCTTCATGGCaaaaagggggagaaggaaaaaggaacGAATGCTTTGAATCTCGAACCTCGAGTCTCCAAAACTGCCTCACGCATTGTCAGAACCGTTATCCTCTCTCATTCTGTTCGGATCCCCCTCTCTCTGCATTCAATGTCTTtgaaagatgaggaaagataAAATGTGCAATCTTCAGCGACTTTTGCAACTCCACGAGCGTTCTTGATCAGTTAGTCCATTCCTCCTTGTTTTTAAGTAAAGATGGCAAAGGCTTAACTAAATGCTCGTCTCTGGATCAGTAAGCGTAAGCGTTTGACGAATTCCACATGATAACCTTGACTTACTTTACGCAGGTTATTACTATTGCTTGGGAAAAGCCAATTTACGAGAGCAGAGGATGTGTTGGGATCTAGAATTATAACGTATATATGTCAGCAAACCACTGATAGACcggaaaaagaaaagccTGCTTTTGTTATAACCATGAAGTGGCGAAATAGAAGAAGTAGAAAAGCTGGATTGGGAGTCATATTCCGATGTTCTAGCCAAGGTGCTATCGGATATGTTGTCCACGATCAGACCATCATTTCCCAGATCTTTATCCTCCTGATCCTCGCAATCTTCGACACGTACTTCCCCATTACTAAGGCGGATGCGTAGCCTAATCTCGCGATCGTCGATAGGAAACCCCGGGGGGAGGTGGTACATTTTCCGAACAGGAGGTACCGGTTCTCCCGTCTCTTTGGAGATAGGCCGAGCTTTCCAAAATATCTGATCGTAACCTTGTTCATGAAGAGCGAGCATATGTCGTGCGGCAAGGATGAACAACGGCGTTATAGTCGGTTGGCCCCCTTCTAAGTTTAAAGACCGGTTTCCGCTGAGGATGGCGTCACAGATCATGGATTGCTCCCCAAATTCGCCAAGATTGGAAATGTCGTATGAATCAGGTAAAGGTAACCAGGCGGTCGGCATTTCCCATGGAGCTTCTCCCTCATAAACTGACAGATCAACCATTGCGCTTTGTATCACTCCTTAAGAGACGAAAGATACCAAATGGGTCAACGGGTGGCAATTAAATGTAAAGACGTCTGCTTACTCTGACAGCCAGATGCCTTAATGTCCAATACCATGTCAGCCATCGTCTACCAAGTCCAGTCAACCCACTCTTACCTCCCAAAAAAGCTTATTCGCCGAATTCCTAAAACTATCTTGGCCAACTTGAACGTCGTCGAGTCTATACAAGAAAATCTCATGGAAAAAGACAAGTGCCTGACTGGCACAGGCCCAAGCTTTAATCAACTCCATTCGGGATATCTCCAAAAAATGCATCATAAGTACACGCGCGTTACAGCTGAAATCATCCGCCAGGAGAAAACTTACGCTTGTCCCGTTCTCCATTTTGAAACCAGTCATATAGAAGTGACTCCCGGTACCAAAGAATCTCCGCAGGGCACCTTTAGTCCTTCGATAAGATATGATTGGGTTGTCTTCCATGTCCTCACCATCCTTTGCTGGCGATGAATCTGGGCAATGAAGGTAGTCGAGGGTGATTTGCAAGAAACGCGGATCCACAATGGGCAACGAAAGCTCCGACCTACGTAACGGGGGGCGGCTGACGGTCGTAGCTATGTTTACCGATAACTGTGGAAGAAACATATGGCAGTTAATGTTCAGTATGGAAATACTTGGCAGATATCGAACATAGATCAACAAAGGTAATATTAAATAATACACGAAGTGGCAAGATGGTGAGAAGCCGTATAATAATGATCGATCAACTTCTTCCCGTCATTTCTGTACAAATTATGTAATCTTTTAAGGTCTTCAACCCACAATGCGCGTCTGCCAGTTTCCTGTGGCGCGGCAAACGGACTTTCATCCAACTTCCAGTCAAGCCAAGCGCGGCGCTATGTCGCCTTCTGTCAAGAATCACACCTAGTTCAACAACTGAAATATGTATCCTACTCTCTTCGCTTCCACTCTTTGCTTATATTGCAGCATCCCTAGGCCTCTGCTCTCAAAATCACTTACTCCCAACCTTTATTGGATCTCTTCCCAACACCGATCGCAATGGCCACTTCTTCCCGATTTTGCAAACTCCAACAAGTCTCTATCTTCCTTTAATCAACAAACGGACAGCTATGAGGAACAGCCACGTTTCAGCATCTTAGATCACCAAGACCTTTCCTTCGACCAAGTGCTCGACGTTCTAACTTCCTTACAAGGACAGTTTGGCCAATACAAGCTTACCAAACGCCAACAGGATCAACTGAGTATGAGCTGTCAAGTCATTTCTAGGATTGAAGGAGACGACCAAGGTGACGACCAAGGAGGCGATCAAGGAGACGACCAAGGAGACCATAAAGATGTGCAGTCCCGAAAACCAGAACAGGCAAACCAAGATCTCTAAACATATCGGAAGACACCAGGGCCCTACAAGACCAGGTAACTTCATTGTCGGCTCAAAGGGCCATTTTAAACGATCAAGTGTCGTATATGTCTCAAGAGGAGTTACAGAATAAAGTTGCCCAAAGGATGGGGCTAGTTGACTTTGGCCCCAGAGAAGGCAGTCAAAGGGAAAGCGAGAATGACCGTCTGTACAGACGTTCTGTTCTGTATAACAGTGAGCAGGCCCCGTAAACTCGTTTTTAAAACGGGAAGACAAAATTAAGGTGACATACTAATCAGGCCCTAAGGGTTTCCAGTGACTGTTGGTCTGGTGGGGAGTATAGGGACATTGATAAGGAGTTTGCAAGAGTAAGTTGAAATCGATGTCCGCTTTCATTGATCAGTTCCCATAATACTCTTGACGTTAGTGAGGATTTTGTTGAAACCATTACAGGTATACGCAATGGGAGTTCCAAATTCTCATTGCAATAAACTCTTTCTTATCCTTGTATCTACCGTTGAGACGATTCCTACAAGACCCAATGGCCCGCCAATTCAGATCAAGGATTCGCAAGAATTCCTGGGAGGCGTATGACGGATGGATGGAGCTGCTCAACACAGCGCTCAATCTGTTTGTAGGAGTCTTGACGGCTGTAAGTGCACTGACTTTTACACCAATGCAGAGGTTGAGCTGAGTACGATTTAATAGTGGGTTATACGGAATCGAGATGTATAGATTCTGATGAGGATAAAAGGGCGGGAGATCAGCAATGGACGTGATCTAAGATTAATTTAACCCCGCCTCTCTTTACTCACTCTTTTCAGATGCAAGATGGCCCACAATCTaggaaaaagatgaaaagcGCTCATATCAGTTAGTACCACAATGCGGGATTATGCAGGAATCCCGGGTGCCGTCGTTCTCCTTTATTTGCTGGGGTTGGTGGTCCTACGATATTCAATTATTCGTCAAAAATGGATtgagagaatggaaaaccaaggatgagattgtTAAGCGGAGCTCGGTTTTAGTAGTTGTCGGTCGGCTAACACGCTCCCCGGGACACTGACCTCTCCATAGCAACGACGGTCGACCGTCGAATACACCCCGCTAATTAGGGCTCGAGGAGCTTCTCGCCACCTTCCtgctgcctcttcctcgctctAAATACAGCCGTGAAACTCGAGAGCAGGTTACGAAGATCATTTGAAACGGCCGTGTTTGCAAAAAGGGGaataaaaatgaaaaaCACATAAAAGGTGGGACGTCGGGGGTACTGGTTGCCCGCTAACGCGAGCGATAAAAGAAGGCGAACTCAGTCATCAGTTTACGTAACAATCCAGAAGAAATGGGAACGTACATGGATCGGGACCACATCTCTTATAGCGAATAAGCATATCAAACATCAAAAGTGTTCTTTgttcttttgttctttgtgTGGGGGTTTGTCACCCGACATCCGCATGTCCGAGTCCCTATCCGTCATCCGTCGATCATTCTCTCGTCCCCTGTTTTGCCGGATGCTCGATGCTTGCCCGCCTTTCGGAAGAGTTATGCGCATTGTTCGCAGTGCTTTGCATTGGTGTGTAAATGACATCCGGAAGAGAATAGATAAATTGGGACTAGTTACTCGCTGAAAAAGAATCTATTCTAACCCTAACTTCATGTAAACGTACCCTTCATACCTACAAATTAATTCCTCTTATTTATTCTATATCCTCTATTTCTTTATGTACAATAAACcagtcttcctctcctgcTTACCGGCGCTTTCTGTATACAAACCCCCCTGCCTCCCCTGCATCCTGTTAGTATTATGCCCAAACATAAAACCCCCCTTTTTCACTCGGTACCATTAATCCCACCTCCGCTTTGCCTCCCTCGGGGATCCGATGTATCGCCCCATCCGCACAAACTAGTCTCGCCCTCTCactccctttttctttggttCTGTCGGTTTGGGTAATGGCGGTAGGCTTCCATGAAAAGGCTGCACAGCGGTATAACTCGACTACTGGTtctccttggccttttACCTCTGCTTCGCAaccctcctctccatctccttctcctgatACATTGCCCTTGTTCTCCCCCTTGTTGAGTGGATACGTCAAATCGATATGCGCCCCGTTATGGTACGCTTTTCCCAACACTTCGTGTGCCCTTTTTGCCCATCTTTCGCTTCGATCCCCTCGGTCTGGTCGTTCGGATTGATCACTGCCAGACGAGGCAGggaaagtggagaggaCGCATGGATCGCGTAAAGGCCGGAGGACAGTGATGTAAATGTACTCATTCTTATTATCTCTTGATCCCTCACCATCTGCGTTTTTGTCTTGTTGGATTTGCTGGGAGGGAGGGGGGCGGAGGGAAGTAAGTGGAGAAATGACGAAAGCGGGCTCAAACCGACTGACTGTAGCGGTAGACGTAAAATACGCAAATGGACCTTGCAATTCTATGccctttccattttttccACCCTCATCAACAAGTGCGCGGTGCTCCGTAAACGGCTTCACCCAGCTTCCCACCCTTGGATCCCACTGCTCCACATCCACCTtcaccctttcttctcctccgaCTTTAGAGCCTGAACCAAAAAGCCAGGCGCTCGCGTCAAAGAAAATGCCCATACTCTCCTGCGCCGCGATCCGAAACCGCTCGTTTCCCGGATGCGTCTCCCGAAGTTTCTCAGAAGATTCGAGGATCGCAGCATGGAGGGAAGTTGAAAGGACTACATGGGTCGGGATCGGTTTGATGTTTCGGCTTGTTTTAGGGGCCACGTCGTGGGGCGGGGATGGGGGCGGTAAAAGAGTGGTGAGTGTAATTGGTAAAGGAAGCGGAGACGTCGACCTTTTCAAAAATGAAACCAGAGGCAAAATTTGAGCGGTCACCTCCGGTGAAGGTCGGTAAGGGAGGGAAGACAGGATAGATGTATCCGGCAAAGGGTCGCTagggggaaagagggagtAATAAAGCGCGTTTGCCTTGGTAGATTATAGAAATAGGCGATATGTCAGCTTCAATTTGGCTTCCATATGACATTATAATGATACAAAACTTACGGTCCCGAAAGGTAACACAATAAGCTCCCAACGTCCCcatccttgatcttcatTCTCTGCTTGTTGATCAACAGTGACACCTTCAATCAACTCGTGCGCCGTCCCATCACCGCCTATTATGATCACTACATTCGGCTCGTCCCTCTCTCCACCTACTACAGGCTCACCGCCTTTTCCAAGCTCACGGCGCGAATCCAAGATCGACCGCCCTATCTCTCCAGCATGAAGCGGCGCAGTTGTGGGGTACACTTTGTAAGACTGTCGAAAGTggttgaggatggggatgataTGTTCATCCAGGACTGATATAAATGGCCAAATGTCATGTGGGTGGAGCGGTGCAGGAGAAATGAATAGTaaataaagaaaaggattGTTAGATACGCAttcaagatggaagagggagggcTTACAAGCTGGACCTTTTCCCTGCCCCGCGGCGGGGTTGACAATGATATGTAATGGCTGCTTCTGATTCCCTGACATGCTCAATCTTGAAGAGACCTACTCAATGCAGATgtgaaagaaaggaaaagcgATACGAGCGGTGTGAAAGTGTTTTGAGTCAATGTAGATGAGTCTTGCGGTGGATTCGGGGATGAAACGAGGAGCACGTCAGAAATCGATGTCAACAGGCCGCCATCCCCGCCGGTCATTTATCCCCGAGGGGAGACTGATTAATGGGATTAGAATTAGAAACATTAGGGGTAGACAAAATGCATGCTATTTCGATGATAATTCTGAATTGATGAACGAGCTGCCAATTCCCTCAGGGAAAATGACATTCCTGAACCCTTTGTGGCGTAAAAACCCTGGAATTGAATTGGCAGAAGTCCGAGTCGGATTTACCATGAAAGGAAATTCCTCTTGAAATAACTTGAAAAAAGCCGTTCGAATTAAACGGCCTCTGGAGGTCGTTTAATTCATTTGACAATTCAAACTCGCTCTTCGTGCTTCAGAATGCATGATTTCAAAGCGTTTCAGTGCGTCTTTTTTTAATGTGCTCTTAATTACACATATCAACCCCCACTATTCTTACCTCAAATTCTGACCATACTTCTGGGCACAACTGACTAACAAGAAGGTGTTCTGAGACCATATGATACTAACTGAACATGCCAGCCTTGAGGAGCTGCTTATGAACGAGGAGGGCCACTACCATTTGATAGAGCTTTCCTGCCTATGCTGTGGTTTATACTCTGCTGACCGTCTTAGCATACTCAATATTTTGCTCTTGAGACTCGGACGTTGGCTGGGATGCTGGATGTTATAAAAGATTAGGTATTCAAAAAGCAACACATGTCAAAGTATTGCTACATTGTCAAAATCAGTCGCGTATCTATTAAGGTCACTCGACAAATTCACTGACCCCCACCGACTTGTTCTGGACCCACTGTCGTCATTCCCTGAGCCCCCACCCTGAAATCAGGTCTCTCTTTGCTTCCCTAAcagaaataaaaataaaaatgagCTGCATTTTGTCTACCCCTATTAGAAAAAAGATACGACTTTTTGTGAATCTTTTTGAGGCCAAAAACACTGCTGCGGCGTACTCTGTGTCCTGgacaaacaaaaaaaggcaaggtggtggtggatgatgaaggctTTTATGGCGGTGGATAAGTAT encodes:
- a CDS encoding Rho small monomeric GTPase, putative, with product MQTIKCVVVGDGAVGKTCLLISYTTNKFPSEYVPTVFDNYAVTVMIGDSPYTLGLFDTAGQEDYDRLRPLSYPQTDVFLICFSIASPASFENVREKWFHEISHHCPGAPCLIVGTQVDLRDDPKQVERMMSGSGRGGGGGRGGLITQEQGERLARELGGRKYVECSALTQKGLKNVFDEAIVAALEPPVVKKTKKCLIL
- a CDS encoding expressed protein — encoded protein: MSGNQKQPLHIIVNPAAGQGKGPAFLDEHIIPILNHFRQSYKVYPTTAPLHAGEIGRSILDSRRELGKGGEPVVGGERDEPNVVIIIGGDGTAHELIEGVTVDQQAENEDQGWGRWELIVLPFGTANALYYSLFPPSDPLPDTSILSSLPYRPSPEVTAQILPLVSFLKRSTSPLPLPITLTTLLPPPSPPHDVAPKTSRNIKPIPTHVVLSTSLHAAILESSEKLRETHPGNERFRIAAQESMGIFFDASAWLFGSGSKVGGEERVKVDVEQWDPRVGSWVKPFTEHRALVDEGGKNGKGIELQGPFAYFTSTATVSRFEPAFVISPLTSLRPPPSQQIQQDKNADGEGSRDNKNEYIYITVLRPLRDPCVLSTFPASSGSDQSERPDRGDRSERWAKRAHEVLGKAYHNGAHIDLTYPLNKGENKGNVSGEGDGEEGCEAEVKGQGEPVVELYRCAAFSWKPTAITQTDRTKEKGSERARLVCADGAIHRIPEGGKAEVGLMVPSEKGGFYVWA
- a CDS encoding mitochondrion protein, putative, with the protein product MPGCLSVGQGTARALAAALGKRLVGVHHMQAHALTPLLTSAAAPEFPFLILLLSGGHTQLVLAKGLFKFKILLDTLDSKIGDVFEKSARLLALPSGPKAPGAILEHYASLPALPPYDTHPLPASQLIPIPLTTLHAKNTLAWSFAGMLAALQRAVHDRRQRQPAWDEPDRRAFANLVQTALTTHLLTKLAQRIALLPPDTRAQLGGIVVSGGVASNAYIRSQLDRLVKTENGLFPPAGRNLYYPPLHLCTDNAAMIAHTALIRLQTGLRSDPDDLKLRAKWSLEDMYDDVPEEAYMVKGAKEVGMGL